Proteins from one Pontibacter korlensis genomic window:
- a CDS encoding YhcH/YjgK/YiaL family protein, translated as MILDKLANAHRYTCLHPLFEQAFQYLQETDLATEPNGVHEINGKQLFAIVSEGKGVSKQEAKLEVHRKYIDIQFVISGTDHMGWKDLAMCSVPNDPYTEERDAAFFPDKTDNWFNVPAGSFTIFYPDDAHAAMITEEVVRKVVLKIAVK; from the coding sequence ATGATTTTAGATAAACTAGCCAACGCCCATCGCTATACTTGTTTGCACCCACTCTTCGAGCAAGCTTTCCAGTACCTGCAGGAAACAGACTTAGCAACAGAACCTAATGGTGTGCATGAAATAAACGGAAAGCAGCTGTTTGCGATCGTTTCAGAGGGCAAAGGAGTAAGTAAGCAGGAGGCTAAGCTGGAAGTGCACCGCAAGTACATCGATATTCAATTCGTCATCTCCGGTACTGACCATATGGGCTGGAAGGACCTGGCTATGTGCAGCGTGCCTAACGACCCATACACAGAAGAGCGCGACGCTGCCTTCTTCCCTGACAAAACAGATAACTGGTTTAATGTGCCGGCGGGTTCATTCACGATATTCTACCCCGATGATGCCCACGCAGCTATGATAACAGAAGAGGTTGTGCGGAAGGTTGTACTGAAAATTGCCGTGAAATAG
- a CDS encoding endonuclease MutS2: MIYPENFEIKIGFAQVREMLLDFCLSPLGRNFVNRMQFLNRHDLVERLLQQTEEFKQLLESDAEIPLQHYYDPTTYLDRAAIEGTYLDVSQFFEIKMSLRTIRDSLRFISDAEEGKYDALKALGANVSVERSLLAALDKVVDDAGAVRDDATPELQRLKRDLIAQQAVLRKTISSILRHAKNEGWTPSDVEPTIRGGRLVIPVIAEHKRRIKGLIHDESNTGQTVYIEPESIFELNNDIKDLENAYHRELIRILMGLTNTLRHHIPELRKAYQYLGLLDFIRAKAAFARRIEASKPKLHKYPLIDWKQAFHPLLYLAHKQVDKPTVPMDLELNGDQRILLISGPNAGGKSVSLKTVGLVQYMLQCGMLIPAADGSEAGIFHDIFIDIGDEQSIENDLSTYSSHLTNMKKFVTVADKRSLVLIDEFGTGTEPILGGAIAEAVLQNLNDSHVYGVITTHYTNLKNYAERTPGIVNGAMRYDHKHLQPLYQLEIGKPGSSFAIEIAQKIGLPKHIIDRASKLVGKDKIRYDRLLEELETEKQELEKKVREAAKLEEKLKRQVKDYHDLKNFLEDSKQDIMREAKGKAKLLLKDANQKIESTIQQIKQSQAEKEKTKEARRELEEFAQEVRKEEPRPAHKRVVKGSIKEGDNVALVGQDSVGQVVGIKGKTAEVLFGGLKTIVKLDNLERVEGQVSQKPKKAKMEAVDGSFSRGMNMTRRMADFTNTLDIRGEYAEDALTRIMNFTDEAIMLGIPEIKIIHGRGNGVLRQVVRDYLYSVPEVASLGNEVEERGGDGATLAVLK; encoded by the coding sequence TTGATCTACCCAGAAAACTTTGAAATAAAAATCGGCTTTGCACAAGTGCGCGAGATGCTCTTAGACTTTTGTCTAAGTCCGCTGGGCCGCAACTTTGTAAACCGCATGCAATTCCTGAACCGCCACGACCTGGTTGAAAGGCTTTTGCAACAAACTGAAGAATTTAAACAACTGCTCGAATCGGACGCTGAGATTCCGCTTCAGCACTATTATGACCCTACCACATATCTTGATCGTGCGGCTATTGAAGGGACTTACCTGGACGTATCGCAGTTTTTCGAGATCAAGATGTCGCTCCGTACTATCCGTGACTCACTTCGCTTTATTTCTGATGCTGAAGAAGGAAAGTATGATGCTCTGAAAGCTCTAGGTGCCAATGTAAGTGTAGAACGCTCCCTTTTGGCTGCTTTGGATAAAGTAGTGGACGATGCCGGAGCAGTACGCGATGATGCCACCCCTGAGTTGCAGCGACTGAAGCGTGATTTAATTGCTCAGCAGGCTGTGCTTCGTAAAACAATAAGCTCTATTCTGCGCCATGCCAAAAACGAAGGCTGGACGCCATCTGACGTGGAGCCTACCATACGTGGTGGCCGATTGGTTATACCTGTTATTGCCGAGCATAAGCGTCGCATCAAAGGTCTTATCCATGACGAGTCGAATACAGGACAGACGGTTTATATTGAGCCGGAGTCAATCTTTGAGCTTAACAACGATATTAAGGATTTGGAGAACGCTTACCACCGTGAGCTGATCCGTATCCTGATGGGGCTGACCAATACGTTGCGCCACCACATACCGGAGCTTCGCAAAGCGTACCAGTACCTGGGGCTGCTGGATTTTATCCGGGCTAAGGCGGCCTTCGCCCGACGCATTGAGGCTAGCAAGCCAAAGCTGCATAAGTATCCACTAATCGACTGGAAGCAGGCCTTTCATCCGCTGCTGTACCTGGCGCACAAGCAGGTAGACAAACCTACTGTGCCTATGGACTTGGAGCTGAACGGCGATCAGCGTATTCTGCTTATCTCAGGTCCTAACGCCGGCGGTAAGTCTGTAAGCTTGAAAACAGTAGGCTTGGTGCAGTACATGCTGCAGTGTGGCATGCTCATTCCGGCGGCAGATGGCTCAGAGGCGGGTATCTTCCATGATATTTTTATTGATATTGGAGATGAGCAGTCGATAGAGAACGACCTGAGTACGTATAGCTCGCACCTCACCAACATGAAGAAATTTGTGACGGTGGCTGATAAGCGAAGCCTTGTTCTGATAGATGAGTTTGGTACTGGTACAGAGCCTATACTTGGTGGTGCCATAGCTGAGGCAGTGCTACAGAACCTGAATGATAGCCATGTGTATGGTGTCATCACCACGCACTACACAAACCTGAAAAACTATGCCGAGCGCACACCAGGTATTGTGAACGGTGCCATGCGCTATGACCATAAGCACCTGCAGCCGCTCTACCAGCTGGAGATCGGCAAGCCTGGCTCATCCTTTGCTATAGAGATCGCACAGAAGATAGGTCTGCCTAAGCACATTATCGACAGAGCAAGTAAGTTAGTAGGTAAAGACAAGATCCGCTACGACCGCCTGCTGGAAGAACTGGAGACAGAGAAGCAGGAGCTGGAGAAGAAGGTGCGCGAGGCAGCTAAACTGGAAGAGAAGCTAAAGCGCCAGGTGAAGGACTATCATGACCTGAAGAACTTCCTGGAGGACAGCAAGCAGGACATTATGCGTGAAGCCAAGGGCAAGGCTAAACTACTTCTGAAGGATGCGAATCAGAAAATCGAGTCAACTATTCAGCAGATAAAGCAGAGCCAGGCCGAAAAGGAGAAAACCAAAGAAGCCCGCCGTGAACTGGAGGAGTTTGCACAGGAGGTGCGTAAAGAGGAGCCAAGACCTGCTCACAAACGTGTTGTGAAAGGCAGTATAAAAGAAGGCGACAACGTGGCACTGGTAGGGCAGGATTCTGTAGGACAGGTAGTAGGCATAAAAGGTAAAACTGCAGAGGTTTTATTTGGAGGCCTTAAAACCATAGTTAAGCTGGATAACCTGGAGCGTGTAGAGGGGCAGGTGTCTCAGAAGCCGAAGAAAGCCAAAATGGAGGCAGTGGATGGAAGCTTTAGCCGTGGCATGAACATGACGCGGCGCATGGCCGACTTTACCAACACTCTCGACATACGTGGCGAGTATGCTGAAGATGCCCTAACCAGGATCATGAACTTTACAGATGAAGCTATCATGTTGGGTATCCCGGAAATCAAGATCATTCACGGCAGGGGCAATGGAGTTCTTCGCCAGGTGGTACGGGATTACCTGTACTCAGTACCTGAGGTTGCCAGCCTAGGCAACGAGGTTGAGGAGCGAGGCGGTGATGGCGCTACATTGGCAGTACTGAAGTAA